One segment of Novipirellula caenicola DNA contains the following:
- a CDS encoding hydrolase, translated as MERRRIIYIDVDDTLIRTFGTKQIPVTSCVDYVRRMHADGHTLYCWSRGGAEYSRDVAASLGIDDCFSGFLPKPDVVLDDRGADLLDYCEFILPSNASNH; from the coding sequence TTGGAACGTAGACGCATCATCTACATCGATGTCGATGACACGCTGATCCGAACGTTCGGCACAAAGCAGATCCCGGTAACGTCATGTGTGGACTACGTTCGTCGAATGCATGCCGATGGTCATACACTGTATTGTTGGAGTCGCGGTGGCGCTGAGTACTCGCGTGACGTTGCGGCCTCTCTCGGCATTGACGACTGCTTTTCGGGTTTCCTGCCCAAACCCGACGTTGTGCTCGACGACCGTGGTGCCGACTTACTGGACTATTGCGAGTTCATCCTTCCTTCGAATGCATCGAATCACTGA